Proteins encoded by one window of Cylindrospermum stagnale PCC 7417:
- a CDS encoding prolyl oligopeptidase family serine peptidase → MSNSEKIPSYPPSRKSDQVDDCHGTLVADPYRWLEDPDSEETKAWVEAQNQVTFAYLGEISAREKIKQRLTKLWDYEKYGIPFKEGESYFYFKNDGLQNQSVLYTLKNLEDQPKVLLDPNKLSEDGTVALAGFSISEDGKLLAYGLSTSGSDWQEWKVRNVETGEDLQDHLKWIKFSGASWTHDHQGFFYSRYDEPNEKTKLEDVNYYQKLYYHKLGTSQAEDILIYHRPDQKEWGFSGGVTEDGKYLIISVWLGTDPKNLVFYKDLTNPGAEVVELIQEFEADYSFVDNDDSLFYFRTDLNAPRGRIIAIDAQKPAPENWQEIIPQSAETLEDAGIVNNQFVVDYLQDAHTQIKIFDLAGKFVREVELPGLGSAGGFGGKRHDTESFYSFTSFTIPGTIYRYDMLTGKSEVFRQPNVDFNPADYETKQVFYESKDGTRVPMFITHKKGINLDGNNPTYLYAYGGFNASMTPGFSVSMLVWMEMGGVYAMPNIRGGGEYGEEWHQAGMKEKKQNVFDDFIAAAAWLISNNYTKPAKLAIAGGSNGGLLVGACMTQRPDLFGAAIPAVGVMDMLRFHKFTIGWAWVSEYGSAENSEEFQVLSAYSPLHNLKPGTAYPATLITTADHDDRVVPAHSFKFAAALQASQGGDAPVLIRIETKAGHGAGKPTAKIIEEAADKWAFLVRVLGV, encoded by the coding sequence ATGTCTAACTCTGAAAAAATCCCCAGCTACCCACCCAGCCGTAAGAGTGATCAAGTTGATGACTGCCACGGTACTTTAGTTGCCGATCCTTACCGTTGGTTAGAAGATCCCGACTCGGAAGAAACAAAAGCTTGGGTTGAAGCACAAAATCAGGTGACTTTTGCCTATCTTGGTGAAATTTCTGCCAGAGAAAAAATTAAACAGCGCCTCACTAAACTCTGGGATTATGAAAAATATGGTATCCCGTTTAAAGAGGGGGAAAGCTATTTTTATTTCAAAAATGATGGACTGCAAAACCAAAGCGTTCTCTATACTCTTAAAAATTTAGAAGACCAGCCAAAAGTTTTACTTGACCCTAACAAACTTTCAGAAGATGGTACTGTTGCACTTGCGGGATTTTCTATCAGCGAAGATGGTAAACTTTTAGCTTATGGTCTATCTACATCTGGTTCTGATTGGCAAGAGTGGAAAGTCCGCAATGTAGAAACTGGTGAAGACCTGCAAGATCATCTGAAGTGGATTAAGTTTTCTGGTGCATCTTGGACACATGATCATCAAGGTTTTTTCTATAGCCGTTATGATGAACCAAACGAAAAAACCAAATTAGAAGATGTCAACTATTATCAAAAACTTTATTACCATAAACTCGGTACTTCCCAAGCAGAAGACATATTAATTTATCATCGTCCTGACCAGAAGGAATGGGGTTTTAGTGGCGGTGTTACTGAAGATGGAAAATATCTGATTATTTCGGTTTGGCTGGGAACTGACCCCAAAAATCTGGTTTTCTACAAAGATTTGACTAACCCAGGTGCTGAAGTTGTTGAACTGATTCAGGAATTTGAGGCAGATTACAGTTTTGTTGATAATGATGATAGTTTATTCTATTTTCGCACAGATTTAAATGCCCCACGGGGACGAATTATTGCTATTGATGCCCAAAAACCAGCACCAGAAAATTGGCAAGAAATCATCCCCCAATCAGCAGAAACTTTGGAAGATGCGGGAATTGTTAATAATCAATTTGTCGTTGATTATCTCCAAGATGCTCACACCCAAATTAAAATTTTTGACCTGGCTGGAAAGTTTGTGCGTGAGGTGGAATTACCCGGACTTGGTTCGGCAGGTGGTTTTGGTGGTAAACGTCATGATACCGAAAGTTTTTATAGTTTCACTAGTTTTACTATACCGGGAACTATCTACCGTTATGACATGCTTACGGGTAAAAGTGAAGTTTTCCGGCAGCCAAATGTAGATTTTAATCCGGCTGATTACGAAACAAAACAAGTTTTTTATGAAAGTAAAGATGGGACTCGTGTACCCATGTTTATTACTCACAAAAAAGGCATTAATTTAGATGGCAATAACCCAACTTATCTTTATGCTTATGGTGGGTTTAATGCCTCAATGACGCCTGGTTTTTCTGTGAGTATGTTGGTATGGATGGAGATGGGTGGTGTCTATGCGATGCCAAATATCCGAGGTGGTGGGGAGTATGGGGAAGAATGGCACCAAGCTGGAATGAAGGAGAAAAAGCAGAATGTTTTTGATGATTTTATTGCAGCGGCGGCATGGCTGATTAGTAATAATTATACAAAACCTGCAAAATTAGCGATCGCAGGTGGTAGTAATGGCGGGTTGCTGGTGGGTGCTTGTATGACCCAGCGTCCCGATTTATTTGGTGCAGCAATACCCGCTGTCGGCGTGATGGATATGCTCCGCTTCCACAAGTTTACCATCGGCTGGGCTTGGGTCTCTGAATATGGTTCGGCGGAAAATTCTGAAGAATTTCAGGTTTTGTCTGCTTATTCGCCACTGCATAACCTGAAACCGGGGACGGCTTACCCTGCTACTTTAATTACTACGGCAGATCACGACGATCGCGTGGTTCCTGCCCATAGTTTCAAATTTGCCGCCGCTTTGCAAGCATCTCAGGGTGGAGATGCGCCGGTTTTAATTAGAATTGAGACGAAAGCCGGACATGGTGCGGGTAAACCAACAGCGAAAATTATTGAGGAAGCGGCTGATAAGTGGGCGTTTTTGGTGCGGGTTTTGGGGGTTTAG